GAAGGTCAGGTCGTTTTCGATCATCTGCTTCAGGTAGTCTGCCTGCCCGTCTGTAAACGGCTCCACAACTGCCTTATGCGAATAAACCTCAATCGAATAGGCTGAGGGGTCGAGATCTGTTTTTGAAACCTGTGTGATTATATTTCGAGCCTCTTCGGGGCTGACTTCCTTCCGCTTTTTGCCGGTCTTTTCGAGCCGCTCTATCGCTTTTGCTGCCTTTGCGCAATTCTCCGAATCGCCCGAGATCTTAACTTCTTCGCCCCTTGCACTCACCCGAACATCAAACGCTTTACGAATCTGCCGAAGATATTCATCGGCCGGGCCGAATACGAGAGAGGCAATGCTTTCGGAGGCAAGCGTTATCTTTTTTTCCAATTTAAAACTGAACCTTCCATTTTCCGAAAAGTAAACAAGTGTACAATTCTATACGGAGTTAGCTGTTTTTCAACCAAAATCTTCTCAATCACTGATCTTTGCGTCATTGAGACGCCAGTCGAAGTAGGAATATTTTACATCGAATTCAGGGTTTTTATAAACAATCCAGTTCGCATCGGGCTTATGCGTGAAGATGAAATTCAGTACGCCCCTGATAGATTCGTCTCTGGTTTTCAGCCGCGTTCTTGTGAAGTAATGTTCGTGGAAATATTCCGATTTCTCTTTGAAAAGCCTTGAAACAGCAAGCTCTTTCGCCTTATGGTCAGGGTCAACGAAATCATCTCTCAGCAGGGTTTGCTTCACCTGCTCATCGAGCATTTTCTCCAGCTTCCAGCCGGTATATGGCTCATTGCGGAGCTTAGGGGAGCTCACTGCGGCCTGAGAAAGGGCGAGAAGCACCTTCGGATCGCCGTAAACATCAACTGCATTTTTTTCCATATCGCTGAGATTGTATTCATTGCCCATAACAGCATAATACTTATCCGTGAACGGATCATCAATCTGCATTATGCTTTCTGCAGGGTAGAAGATCATTTTGATTCTGGAGGCCTCAATGGGATAATGGTCGAAAACCGTTTTGATAACACAGATGTTATAGGCATTAATCCAGAAAGCGGCCTTCTGCTCGTCTTCCCAAACGAGAAAATCTTCCACCTCGAGCCGCCTCATCCATCTCAAAACATCCAGGATGTCGTTCTTCTGCCTTCTAACCTTCGCATAGTCCACCTCGCCTTTGCTGTTTACAAACGAGGGCTTGAGAACTTTGCTGAAGGTCTCGTTCGGCCCGGGTTCTGCGGGCTTCTCGGCGAGCTGGTTGAGCGAGTTTGGGTCTTTGGGCGCATCGGTCTTTTCTGCTGCCTGCAGAAAGCCGGCGAGCAGGACAATTATTGAAAGAATTTTAAAATTCATAAATCTCATTATCTCCAGATTTTAGAAAAACCTGAAATCATTACAACCCGTTTTCGCATTAGCTTTTCATATAGATTGTATTATTCGGTTTTGTCCTTCTTCTTATTCTTCCTATTCTTACGCCCGCGGGAGGTGAGATTGTTCTCGAATTTCACTTTCATATATTCCCGCAGCTCTTTATCGTTCTTGAAATGCAGCTCGTAGCCGTATTCATCCTGATTGAACTCGCAGCTTTCTGAATCGAAATCTCTGCATATCTGCGGCCTGTCCTTATAGTTCAGGCACATACTCGTTTCCGGGCAGAGATACCTGCACGGCGTGCTGAAGCTCACATACCACTGCCCATCCTCCACAAACACGCTGATGTTTTCGTGGCAGAGATACCATCTTATATCATCGAAATCTTTTTCGGTTTCGGGATTATCTATAGGCAGAGCGATATATCGGCAGCAAAGCCCTTCGCAGTTTTTGCAGCTCTCGTCCATATCGTCGGGCATTTGGTTCTTTTTCCCCATCGTTTATTTCCTTTGAAGCAGGTATAACAAGCTTAGATTTACTTCCAGTTAATAAAAATGCCTTTCGGCAGACTGAAATTATGAACAAATTCCGCTAAAATCAAGTACAATCAAAACAGCTTGGATTATTAACTTGAATTTTCTTATTCTAACAATTAGAATAAAGTAGGCTTGAAACGGATTTCAGGCAGTTTTAGTTTTATATTTCGCTTTGAAGGGTTCATATTTTGACTTCGAGGCTCATTTTCATTTTATCCGCAGCGATTTTTATATGCGGCTGCGGAAGCGAGAGTTTCATAACAGACGATGCCACTGAGTTTGAATCGAAGGTTTTATTAGAAGAAGCCTCACGCATCGACGCAGATTCGTCTGTTAAAAACCAATTGCCTGAGATTTACGAACAGGAACCTGAGATTATCCAGACATCTTCAGGCACTAAGGTGGTTTATTTCACAAAAAACCAGCCCCCGAATGTGCTTGCAGGGCTTCTGAAAAATCAGATGAAATGTTCGGCAAACCCCTCCAGCTCCACCAACCAGATCATTATAAGCTGTAAAAACAAGGCTCACGCAGAGGAAACAATAAGCTTTCTCAACAGCGTTGATGTTCCGCCGGTGCAGATAAAGATAAGCTGCCTGCTTATCGAGCATTACGCAGACCTTACGATGGACAGGGAAACCACTGTACACATTGGCGAGCTCTTCGGCACCGATATAACTCTAAGCGGAAAACAAGACGGTGGAGACTATATCCCTAACTTCCCCGGCGCTTCTCTCCGCGAGCCGGACAGAGCCGATTTAAGTCTTGATCTGGGATTCGAAAACGGGGCAATAGGCGATTCAGATTTTGTGCGAGTGGTAGTGGATATGCTCGAATCGAGGGGGTATCTCAAGGTAATGATGAACCCCGAGCTTGAGGTGGTTTCAGGCCAGAAGGCCACATTCAAATCCCGCGAGCAGGTGCCTACAATCCGCGTTATAACCGAAAGAAACAGAGAACCGTACAATCTCACCGAATATATCTGGGTTGAGGACTATCTGGAAGTTGTCCCGCATCTGTATGCAGACGGAACTATAGGCGTTAAAACAAAGGTTCTTATGGGCTCAAAATCCACGCCGGAAGGTGTAGTTCAGCAGAGGATTATTTCCAAGAAGGGCATTGATATCGGTGAAAACCGAATCAAACCCGGCCAGAGCCTTATTATTGGCGGGTTCAAAAAGGCCGAAAAGGTTTCTGTAATCAGAGGCTTCCCCTTCCTCAAAGATATACCTGCCGTGGGGCTTTTATTCTCGAGCAAGGATTTTGAAGAGCGGGCAAAGGAGATTACTTTTATCATTACTCCTTCCATCTCAAGCCACGGCGAACCTTACGACGAGATGCTCAAAAAGGTCAGAGAGAAGCTCGATGACCACGTAACCGATTCGGAAATCACCAGAATCATCGAAAGGATGATGATTGATCCGTTCCAGAATGAGCTCGAGCAGAGGGAGGTAAAATCGCTCAAGGACGAAGAAGAGCTCAAGAAGGTTAAGGCGGAGATAAACCTTGCAAGGCGTTCCCGCGAGCTGAGGAAACTGCGAGACCAGCTTAATGAGCTCAAGCAGAGGCTTGAATTTGAGAAGAGCCAGGCCTCAGAAGCTCAGAAATCCGCCGAAGAATACCAGAAAGAAATCGAAAAGGTTGAAGAAATTACCGAAAAGCTCGAAAAGACAATCAATCCCGAAAAAAAGAAGAGCTCTAAGCAGGGAGGGAAGAAATGAGAATCAATAATTCCGCCCTCAAAATTATCACTGCCGTGTTCTCAGCGCTGCTTCTATTCGGCTGCGGCGAGGTTCTCGACGAGAAGAAAACCGAGATCGAGGCGAAAAGGCTGCTTGAAGCTGCATCGGAGATCAGGAAAGATTTAGAGGTTGACCGCCCTGTACCAGATAGGATATCCTCAGAAACCGAGATTCAGAAGACATCTCAGGGCGTGAAGCTGTTTTACTATACAAAAAACCATTCTCCAAAGTATGTAGAAAATATGCTGAAGAGGGAATTCAAGGTGGGAACTGCCCGTCTGGATTCTGCAAATCAGCTTATTATATCCTGCGGAAACGAAAAGCTCGCCAACGAAATACTCGATTTTATAAAGATTATCGATATCCCGCCTATTCAGGTGCGCATAAACTGCGTGATTGTGGAGAATTACGCAGACCTTACGATGGACAAGGAAACGAGAGTTGAAGTGGAAGAGGTATTCAGCTCTGATGTGGCTATGACGCCTAAAGGCGAAGGTCCCAGCTTCCCGGGCGCATCAATACGAGAAACTGAACGCTCCGATATGGGTATGGAACTCGGATACTCCTACTCAGAAGACGGCGAAAAGGTTGAAACGCTCGTTGACCTGCTAGTATCGAGGGGGTATTTCAAGGTTCTGCTTAATCCGACAGTTGAAACGCTCGTTGGAGAGCCGGCTGAGGTTACATCTTCCGAGCGTGTGCCGATAACTAAGATCGTTACAAAGAACAATATTCAGCCGTATCAGGAAACAGAATATATCTGGATAGAAGATAAGCTCAAAGTTACCCCATACGTTTATCAGGACGGGACAATAGGGCTCAAAACCGATATCTCCATCGGCTCTAAATCCACGCCCGAAGGGGTTGTGCAGAGGCCGGTTATAACAGAGAAAAGGGCCACTTTCGGCGAAAACCGCATACGAATCGGCGAGAGCCTCATTATCGGCGGCTTCAGGAAGATGGAAAATTCCGCTGTAACAAGGGGTTATCCGTTCCTGAAGGATCTTCCGTTTATAGGGATGTTTTTCTCCGGCGACGACTACGAACAGCGTGCTAAGGAGATTACCATCATCCTTACGCCGAGCATTTCAGGAAACGGTATGCCGTATGAAGAAACAATGGACTGGGCGGAAAACAAGCTTGAGAGCCGAGTTAAGGATAAGGATTTATCCGAGATCATAGGCGAAACGTTCACAAGCCCGCTGGGAACTGAAAAGCAGTACACCGAGAAACTCGAAAAAGATGCTGCAGAGCAGGCAATCAGCAGAATAAAAACTGAGATTGATATAAACGAAACTGAACGTGAGCTCAAGAGGCTCAAAGATCAGGTTCAGCAGCTCGAAACCAAGCTCAAAGACCAGCAGCTGCAATCTCAGGAGGCCAAAAAGGTTAATGCTGAATACAAAGAGAAGCTCAATCAGCTAAAGCAGCTCCAAACCAAGCTTCAAAAACACCTTGAAGAGCAGAAGGCAAAGGCAAGAAAAGCCCAGCAGCAGAAAGAAGCGGCTCAAAAGAAGGCCAAACAGCAGGCACAGAAAAACAAAGAGCAGGCCAAAGCCGAGAAAAAACAGAATGAGGCAAATAAGCAGCAGGCTAAGCCGAAGCAGGAAAACAATAAACCAGAGGAAAAGAAAAAGCCGGCTAAGGATAAAAACAATAACAGCAAAAAGAACAATTCCAATGAGAAGAAATAAAAACCTGAAACTTTGAGCAAGTTTTCTTATGGAGCGTTCCAATGGATAAATTACTAAAGCTTGGTCTGTTTTTACTGCCATTGCTTCTTCTTGCCGGCTGCAGAGAGAGCTGGCTTGAAGATTCACACGACCCGCTTTATTTCACTTCCAGGCCGGAGGTGATGCAGAATCCGAATAAATCCGTACCTCTGGCAGCGATTCTGAAATTTGAAACCAATCACCCTGTTACCTCACGCGTGTTTCTCAGCGACGGGGAATGCCAGCGTGAGATAATATTCGAGAACGACCAGACATACAGAAAAAGCCTTCCGATAGTGGAGCTCTGTCCGGACAGAGATTACACCCTCGTGGTTGAGGCGCAGGATAAAATCGGCCAGAAGATAAACTCGAAAGTGATGAATTATCAAAGCCCGCCCCTGCCCGGAGGGAGCGAAAAGTTTCCAAGAATAACTAATCAGGTGTTTGATGAGTATGCTGTTGAGCCCGGATTGATTCTTTTCAACCCTCGAAGGAGAATACCAACTAATTCCGAGACGCTTCAGGGCAGTGAAAGGGAGGATTTCAACAAGAATTTCGGCCTTCTGACAGCAGTGAACAGCGAAGGCGAGCTGGCTTGGTATTATAAAGCCGATTCACGCATCAGCGATTTCAGGTTTATAGAAAACGGCCATATTGTCTATATCACTCAGGACAACCGGCTCGTGGAGATAGATCTCTTGGGCAATATCGTAAATCAGTGGTATGCAAAGGGAAGGCCTGAAGGCGAGGGCGAAGGCGTAGCTGTGGATACGCTTACATTCCATCACAGCGTTAAACAGCTCGAAAACGGCAATTTCCTCATTCTCGGGACAGACCGCCGGCGAATCGAAAACTACTACACAAGCTCAAAAGACCCCGATGCCCCAAGAGAGCCGCAGTGGGTGATGGGGGATGAGATAATCGAATTCGACCGCTGGGGGAAAGTGCATTGGAGATGGAACGCTTTCGAACATCTGGACACTCATCGTATTGGATATATGACCTTCAGCGGATACTGGGAGCGAAGAGGCTGGCCGGATACCTTGGACTGGACGCACGCAAACAGCGCAAGCTTTCTGCAAAATGAAAAGGCTGTGCTGCTGAATCTAAGACACCAAAGCGCCGTATTGAAGATAGACAAAACCTCCAAGGACATTGAATGGATAGCAGGGGAACACTCCGGCTGGCCGGAAGAAATGAAAAACAAACTCCTCACCCTCAAGGGCTCTGAGAGGTGGTTCTGGCATCAGCACGCTCCCGAATTGACTCCGGAGGGTAATCTGCTTGTGTTTAACAACGATAATTTCCGTGCCCGGCCATTCGACAAACCCGCCCCGCCGGCAGAGATTAGAAGCTGCGCTCAGGAATACCGAATTGATGAGGAAAATAAAACGATAACAAAAATCTGGTCTTCAAGGAAGGCCGATGATCAAGTGCTTCCAAGCTTTGCTATGGGAAGCGCTGCCGCGCTGCCTGAAACAGGGAATGTCCTTGCAGGATACGGACTTATGTTCCGCAAAGAGGACTTGAAAGAGGCCTCTTGGGACACAAGGAGGCAGTATATAGGAACAACGCAGATTCGTGAATATACCCGAAGGCCGGAGACGAGGCTGGTGCGAAAGATTACTCTTACAGCAAGAGACAGCAGCAGCGGAATCGGATGGAGCCTGTATGGGGCGAGGAATGTTAAGAGCCTTTATAAAGGCAAATAACAACCCTGAAACTGCTTTAGAAGGCAATCCCCTTGCCACTTGCCGCTCGCCGCTTTATAATCTTGGCTATGGATGAATTGTTCAAAAAGCAGGAAGAAGAAAGAATCCTCTCCAATGCACCTCTTGCGGTTCGGATGAGGCCTGAGAATTTAGACGAATTTGCAGGTCAGAGCCATTTCGCCGGCGAGGGGAAGCTGCTGCGGCGTATGCTTGATGCAGGCAGTCTAACGAGTGTTTTATTTTACGGGCCTCCGGGAACCGGCAAGACGAGCCTCGCAAGGGTGATAGCGAATACGATAAACGCCCATTTCGAATACCTCAACGCCCCTTCTGCCTCCGTTAAAGACGTTCGCAGCATAACAGAGCGGGCAAAAAGCAGGCTCATAAATTCTAAGGCGAAAACTATCCTCTTCCTCGATGAAATACACCGTTTCAGCCGCACCCAGCAGGACAGCCTGCTCAGCGAGGTGGAGCATGGAATCATAATCCTAATCGGAGCCACTACGGAAAATCCGTTTTTCTCGGTAAACGGCCCGCTCATCAGCCGAAGCACCCTTTTTGAATTCAAGCCCCTCTCAGAAGACGATATCAAAAAGCTTCTGGAACGTGCGATGAAGGATAATCGCCGCGGACTCGGCGATACGAATCTATCAATCTCGAAAGACGCAATCAATTTTATCGCAGAGATTTGCGATGGAGATGCCAGACGGAGCCTGAATGCCCTTGAGGTTGCGGTTTTGAGCAAAAAAACCGGCTCCGGCGAGGTATCGTTAGAGGACGTGCGGGAATCCGTGCAGAAAAAGCAGGTGGCCTACGACCGCAAGGGCGATTCGCATTACGATATCGCAAGCGCCCTGCAGAAGAGCATACGCGGCTCGGATCCGGATGCCGCTGTTTACTGGCTCGCGAGGATGATTGCCGGCGGCGAGGATGTCCGCTTTATTGCTCGTCGTGCGGCGGTATGTGCGGCTGAGGATATCGGCAATGCAGACCCTTTCGCCACAGTGCTGGCGGCCTCGGTTGTGCAGGTGGCGGAGTTTGTGGGGCTGCCTGAGGCTCAGCTTCCGCTTTCACAGCTTGTAACGTATCTGGCCTGCGCCCCCAAATCCAACGCCTCTGCCAAGGCAGTGTGGGAGGCGGTGGCTGATGTTGAAAACGGCAGGATAGCTGATGTCCCCCAGAACCTCAAGGACACCCACTACAAGGGCTCTAAATCCCTCGGCCGCGGAATGGACTACAAATACCCCCACGACTACCCTGGGGGAATTGTGCCCCAGAACTACTCGGGCTTAGATCAGAGAAAACAATATTACAACCCAGCAGACTCCGGCAGGGAGAAAAAGATTCGCGAAATCCTCGAGAGAAACAGGGCGATCCTCGATTCGAATCACCAATAAACGACAGAGCCGACCAGCCCCCGCCGCTTGCAATGTCAAACTTGCCACTCGCCACACGCTACTGAAGCAGATACAGCACACCGGCCGTGGAGCCGGCGGCGAGGATGCTGGAAACCACAATAATCGCAGCGGCGAGATTCTTATTCGCCCCGAGCTGCTCAGCAATCACAAACGAGCTTACAGCCGTTGGGCAGGCCAGCAGGAGCATCGCTATCACCTGCTGTTCATACTGCATATCAAACAGGAAGTATATCGCAGCGAAGCCGGCTGCCGGCCCTACTGCCACCTTTATCAAAGACGCAAGGAATGCGGTATTGAAATCCGAAGCCCCCCTCGAGGCCACAATATTCGCACCGATCGAGAGGATCGCAAGCGGGAGGGTCATCTGCCCGATAATCCGGCAGCTCCGCTCCACAGGCAGAGGTATCGAATCGAACACCTGAGCGTAGGCCAGCCCGCAAAGCACAGAAATGATAATCGGATTCTTGATAAGCCGCTTCACTACCCTCGCAGGGAAGGCGATGTCAATCTTTGAGGTTGTGGAAACAAGCAGGAATATCGCAATCAGATTGAAGCTCGGAGTGAGCAGCGAGATAGACAAAAGCACAAGCTCCTCAATCTCCTCGATCTTGCCAGCTCCCTGATCGGCAAACGTAAAAACAGCGAGCGGCAGGCCGATAAAGAGTATGTTGCCTCTGAACGAGCCCTGAAGGAAAGCCGCTTTCGATGGCCTGTCCAACTTGAGAACAAGCGACAGCAGAAGCGCTGCGAGAATCGAAACGCCAACCCCTATCATCACCACATAGTAGAGATTCAGCACGTCCGAAAAGCTCTTTTCCGCAGCGGCAATCTTGTAGAAGAGAAATACCGGTATGCCAACCCAGAACACAAGCTTGTTGAGCCCTTCTGCGAGGTCGTCGGTGATAAAGTTCCACGCCTTCAGAGCCGCGCCGAGCCCTATCATTATAAATATGGGCGATATGATATTCAGAATATGCTGCAGGGCTTCTGCGTTCATAGTAAAGTTCCGTTAATCCGCAGCTACTCTGAAGTTTTCTTCTTAGCAGAAGTCTTTTTTGTTGTTTTTTTAGCGGTCTTCTTGGCTGTTTTCTTCGTTGATTTCTTGGTTGTTTTCTTCGTTGTTTTTTTGGCTGTTTTTTTCTTTGCGGCGGTTTTCTTCCTGCCGAGGATCTCATCAGCCTCTTCGATTGTATCAGGCGGCCAAACGCCCTCGTTCTGAAGCTCTTTGAGCCTATCAAGCATCTTGATGCTGATTATATTCCGGCACCTTGGAAACTTGTTGCACCCGAGGAACGGCCCGCGTTTGCTCTGCCGCACCACAAGCTCGCCGTTCTTGCACTTCTGGCATCTGATCCCCGTCGGCTCCGGCGGCGGGGCGGGCGGAAGCACGTTGCCTTCCTTATCAATCTTCATAATCGTTTTACATTTCGGGTAGTCCTCGCAGCCGAGGAACTTGCCGTAGCGTCCGGTTTTCACAACCATATCCTTGCCGCAGTTCGGGCATTTGTGTCCGCTCTTTTCCTCCTTCACAGGCTTGCCCTCAGAGTCGCACGGACAGGCATATTTACACTCCGGATACTTCGAACAGCTAAGGAATCTGCCGTTCTTCCCGAAGCGGTATTCGAGCTTCGCCCCGCAATCGGGGCAGTTGTAATCGCTGGGGGTGGTTTCGGCCTTGGCGTGTTTCATCTGTTCCTTCGCCTGCTCAAGCCGGCTGCTGAAAGGCCCGTAAAACTCCTCCAGCACCCTCACCCAGTCGTTGTTTTTCTCTTCGATTCCGTCGAGGTTTTCCTCCATCTGACGGGTGAATGCGATGTCCATAATCTCCGGGAAGAAGTCTTCGAGCTTCTCTGTTACCACAATCCCGAGGTCGGTGGCGCGGAGCTTCTTGTCTATCTGCTCCACGTATTTCCTGTCCTGTATGGTGGAGATGATCGATGCATACGTACTCGGCCGGCCGATGCCTTCCTTCTCCAAAGCCTTCACAAGCGAGGCCTCGGTGTATCTTGCAGGCGGCTTTGTGAAGTGCTGCTCGGGCCTTAGATCAGCCGCTGCGAGCTTCTGGCCCTCTCTCATCTCGGGAAGCTGCTGCTCTGTGGAACGGTTTTGCCAAATCTTCGTGAACCCGTCGAATGCGAGCATCCTTCCGGAAGCCCTGAATTCACACTCGCCAACCTCCGCCTGCGCGCATACCTTTACAGACGTAATGAACCACTTTGCGGGCGTCATCTGTGAGGCGATAAATCTCCGCCAGATAAGGTCGTAGAGCCTAAACTGCTCGTCGCTCAAGTGCGGCCTTGCCTGCTGCGGGGTTATTGACGGGTCTGTTGGGCGTATTGCCTCGTGCGCCTCTTGGGCGGCCTTGCTGGAGGCGTAGAAATTCGGCTTATCGGGCAGATAATCAGCCCCGAGCTGCTCGCTGATATACTTTCGCCCTGCATTGAGCGCCTCGGGCGAGAGGTATGTGCTGTCTGTACGCATGTAGGTGATCAGGCCGATTGTTCCAAGTCCGCCGAGGTCAACGCCCTCGTACAGGCTCTGGGCTATACGCATCGTGCGTTTTGCACCGAAGCCGCTGCGGTTTGAAGCGGCCTGCTGAAGCGTGGATGTGATAAACGGAGGCAGGGGGCGTGATTTGGATTCCTTCTTCTCAACGCTGCTGACTGTGAAATCCTGCCCGCTGAGAGAGTGAAATATCTCTTCGGCCTGCTGCTGGTTTTTCGCTCCGAATTTCTTCCCGCCAACTCGGGCAAGCTCGGCCTTGAAGGCGTTGTGCTGCTCGAACCAGTCTGCAAGCTCAGCGCGGCTGGGCTTCTTCTCGCCGGCATTCAGCTGCTCCCAGCTCTCGGCGTATTTATGCTGCCCGTTGCTGGTCTGGTCTAAATCTGTGGTGAAAACTGCGGGAATCAGCCAGTATTCCTCCGGATTGAACGCACGGATCTCCTTCTCCCGCTCGGCTACTATCTTCACCGCCACAGACTGAACGCGCCCAGCACTCAAGCCCCCGGCAACCTTCTTCCAGAGCAGAGGGCTTATCTGATAGCCCACGATCCTGTCGAGAATTCGCCTTGCCTGCTGGGCATTAACTTTCGCCATATCCAGCTTACCCGGATCTGCGAAGGCCTGCCTGATGGAATTTTTCGTTATCGCATTGAAAACAACGCGGTATGTATGTTCATCCGAAACGCCCAAAACCTTGGCCAGATGCCATGCAATCGCCTCACCCTCGCGGTCGAGGTCTGTGGCAAGATACACATTATCGCATTTCTTCGCAGCGCTTCTGAGCT
This window of the Sedimentisphaera salicampi genome carries:
- a CDS encoding DUF547 domain-containing protein, producing MNFKILSIIVLLAGFLQAAEKTDAPKDPNSLNQLAEKPAEPGPNETFSKVLKPSFVNSKGEVDYAKVRRQKNDILDVLRWMRRLEVEDFLVWEDEQKAAFWINAYNICVIKTVFDHYPIEASRIKMIFYPAESIMQIDDPFTDKYYAVMGNEYNLSDMEKNAVDVYGDPKVLLALSQAAVSSPKLRNEPYTGWKLEKMLDEQVKQTLLRDDFVDPDHKAKELAVSRLFKEKSEYFHEHYFTRTRLKTRDESIRGVLNFIFTHKPDANWIVYKNPEFDVKYSYFDWRLNDAKISD
- a CDS encoding YkgJ family cysteine cluster protein, which translates into the protein MGKKNQMPDDMDESCKNCEGLCCRYIALPIDNPETEKDFDDIRWYLCHENISVFVEDGQWYVSFSTPCRYLCPETSMCLNYKDRPQICRDFDSESCEFNQDEYGYELHFKNDKELREYMKVKFENNLTSRGRKNRKNKKKDKTE
- a CDS encoding type II secretion system protein GspD produces the protein MTSRLIFILSAAIFICGCGSESFITDDATEFESKVLLEEASRIDADSSVKNQLPEIYEQEPEIIQTSSGTKVVYFTKNQPPNVLAGLLKNQMKCSANPSSSTNQIIISCKNKAHAEETISFLNSVDVPPVQIKISCLLIEHYADLTMDRETTVHIGELFGTDITLSGKQDGGDYIPNFPGASLREPDRADLSLDLGFENGAIGDSDFVRVVVDMLESRGYLKVMMNPELEVVSGQKATFKSREQVPTIRVITERNREPYNLTEYIWVEDYLEVVPHLYADGTIGVKTKVLMGSKSTPEGVVQQRIISKKGIDIGENRIKPGQSLIIGGFKKAEKVSVIRGFPFLKDIPAVGLLFSSKDFEERAKEITFIITPSISSHGEPYDEMLKKVREKLDDHVTDSEITRIIERMMIDPFQNELEQREVKSLKDEEELKKVKAEINLARRSRELRKLRDQLNELKQRLEFEKSQASEAQKSAEEYQKEIEKVEEITEKLEKTINPEKKKSSKQGGKK
- a CDS encoding aryl-sulfate sulfotransferase, which gives rise to MDKLLKLGLFLLPLLLLAGCRESWLEDSHDPLYFTSRPEVMQNPNKSVPLAAILKFETNHPVTSRVFLSDGECQREIIFENDQTYRKSLPIVELCPDRDYTLVVEAQDKIGQKINSKVMNYQSPPLPGGSEKFPRITNQVFDEYAVEPGLILFNPRRRIPTNSETLQGSEREDFNKNFGLLTAVNSEGELAWYYKADSRISDFRFIENGHIVYITQDNRLVEIDLLGNIVNQWYAKGRPEGEGEGVAVDTLTFHHSVKQLENGNFLILGTDRRRIENYYTSSKDPDAPREPQWVMGDEIIEFDRWGKVHWRWNAFEHLDTHRIGYMTFSGYWERRGWPDTLDWTHANSASFLQNEKAVLLNLRHQSAVLKIDKTSKDIEWIAGEHSGWPEEMKNKLLTLKGSERWFWHQHAPELTPEGNLLVFNNDNFRARPFDKPAPPAEIRSCAQEYRIDEENKTITKIWSSRKADDQVLPSFAMGSAAALPETGNVLAGYGLMFRKEDLKEASWDTRRQYIGTTQIREYTRRPETRLVRKITLTARDSSSGIGWSLYGARNVKSLYKGK
- a CDS encoding replication-associated recombination protein A, with product MDELFKKQEEERILSNAPLAVRMRPENLDEFAGQSHFAGEGKLLRRMLDAGSLTSVLFYGPPGTGKTSLARVIANTINAHFEYLNAPSASVKDVRSITERAKSRLINSKAKTILFLDEIHRFSRTQQDSLLSEVEHGIIILIGATTENPFFSVNGPLISRSTLFEFKPLSEDDIKKLLERAMKDNRRGLGDTNLSISKDAINFIAEICDGDARRSLNALEVAVLSKKTGSGEVSLEDVRESVQKKQVAYDRKGDSHYDIASALQKSIRGSDPDAAVYWLARMIAGGEDVRFIARRAAVCAAEDIGNADPFATVLAASVVQVAEFVGLPEAQLPLSQLVTYLACAPKSNASAKAVWEAVADVENGRIADVPQNLKDTHYKGSKSLGRGMDYKYPHDYPGGIVPQNYSGLDQRKQYYNPADSGREKKIREILERNRAILDSNHQ
- a CDS encoding AEC family transporter, which produces MNAEALQHILNIISPIFIMIGLGAALKAWNFITDDLAEGLNKLVFWVGIPVFLFYKIAAAEKSFSDVLNLYYVVMIGVGVSILAALLLSLVLKLDRPSKAAFLQGSFRGNILFIGLPLAVFTFADQGAGKIEEIEELVLLSISLLTPSFNLIAIFLLVSTTSKIDIAFPARVVKRLIKNPIIISVLCGLAYAQVFDSIPLPVERSCRIIGQMTLPLAILSIGANIVASRGASDFNTAFLASLIKVAVGPAAGFAAIYFLFDMQYEQQVIAMLLLACPTAVSSFVIAEQLGANKNLAAAIIVVSSILAAGSTAGVLYLLQ
- the topA gene encoding type I DNA topoisomerase, whose amino-acid sequence is MKNLVIVESPAKAKTINKYLGSEFEVKASNGHIRDLPSKGINVDIENGFQPTYDITPGKKKLVGQLRSAAKKCDNVYLATDLDREGEAIAWHLAKVLGVSDEHTYRVVFNAITKNSIRQAFADPGKLDMAKVNAQQARRILDRIVGYQISPLLWKKVAGGLSAGRVQSVAVKIVAEREKEIRAFNPEEYWLIPAVFTTDLDQTSNGQHKYAESWEQLNAGEKKPSRAELADWFEQHNAFKAELARVGGKKFGAKNQQQAEEIFHSLSGQDFTVSSVEKKESKSRPLPPFITSTLQQAASNRSGFGAKRTMRIAQSLYEGVDLGGLGTIGLITYMRTDSTYLSPEALNAGRKYISEQLGADYLPDKPNFYASSKAAQEAHEAIRPTDPSITPQQARPHLSDEQFRLYDLIWRRFIASQMTPAKWFITSVKVCAQAEVGECEFRASGRMLAFDGFTKIWQNRSTEQQLPEMREGQKLAAADLRPEQHFTKPPARYTEASLVKALEKEGIGRPSTYASIISTIQDRKYVEQIDKKLRATDLGIVVTEKLEDFFPEIMDIAFTRQMEENLDGIEEKNNDWVRVLEEFYGPFSSRLEQAKEQMKHAKAETTPSDYNCPDCGAKLEYRFGKNGRFLSCSKYPECKYACPCDSEGKPVKEEKSGHKCPNCGKDMVVKTGRYGKFLGCEDYPKCKTIMKIDKEGNVLPPAPPPEPTGIRCQKCKNGELVVRQSKRGPFLGCNKFPRCRNIISIKMLDRLKELQNEGVWPPDTIEEADEILGRKKTAAKKKTAKKTTKKTTKKSTKKTAKKTAKKTTKKTSAKKKTSE